GTTGCTCGATTTCTTCAAAAATCTTATCTGTTATACGTATTTCTTGACCTGGATAAAGCTGTAAGTTTAATTGCGCTATCTCTTCGATGTTATTAAGTTCATCAATACCTTTTAACACCATTTCAAAAGTATTATCATATCTAGGATGTAAATGATGTGGTGTTACAACAATACCTTTAATCCCTTGTGCTCTAGCTTGCTTTAATAGAGCAATGGTTTCATCTAAAGATTGTGGCCCATCGTCAACACCTACTAAAACATGATTATGGATGTCGATCATTGTTCATCTTTCCCATAGTAATAATAATAACTAGATGATTTATCTTCAGGTGCTTTATTTAACACAACTCCTAAAATCTTTGCACCCGCTTTTTCAATGAGTTCTTTACCTTTTTTAACTGTGTTTCGATCATTCTTTTGTACATCTAATACATAGACAACATATTTAGCAATTTCAGAGAACAATTGCGCATCTGTTACGGTATTTACTGGGGGCGTATCAATGATAATAAAATCATATTCCTTTTTTATGTACTGAAATATTTCTAATAAGTTTTCTGAACCTATTAATTCTGAAGGATTTGGTGGAATCGGGCCCGCTGTAAGTAAATCTAAACCTGAAATATCTGTCTTATGAATCGCTTTAGAATAGTCCGTCTTATTAATGATTAAATTTGATAAACCATCAATATTCGTCGTATTGAACAAGTAATGTTGTGTCGGTTTTCTCATATCACCATCTATCAACAATGTCTTATATCCAGCTTGTGCATATGTAATTGCAACGTTAGCAGAAATTGTTGATTTTCCAGCTGATGGTTTTTCAGAAGTAAATACGACCGTTTGAACATCATTATCTGCTGTTGAGAATAAAATGTTCGTACGAATACCTCTGAATTTTTCACTTATTACTGATTTAGGTTTATCTGCTGTAATAAGTGGTTTTACATTTTTATTTTTAGCCATATTCTTACCTCCCCTTATTTACTAAAGTCTTGTATAGTGCCTAATACTGGTAAATCCAACAATTCTTCTACGTCTTCTTCTGTTTTAATTCTCTTATCTAAAATTTCTTTCAAGAATATTATAATAAGTGCGACAATTAAGCCTAAAAATACACCGACCACTGCGTTGATAAGCGGTTTAGGTGACACTTTACTCCCATTATTATCTGCTTTAGAAAGGATAGAAACATTATCTACGCTCATAATTTTCTTAACATCTTTACTAAAGACGTTTGCTATTTCATTAGCAACTTTACCTGCTGCTTCACGACTTTCATTTTCAACAGCTATGTTTAAAATTTGAGATTCTGCTTGATTGCTAACTGTAAGCATGCCTGAAATTTCGTTACTAGAATACTTCCCTTTTAAATTTTTAGATACTTTGTCTAATATTCTTGGACTCTTAATAATTTCTGAGTATGTATTCACGAGTTGTAAGTCTGATTGCACTTGTTGAGCCATCATTTGGCTGTCTGTTTCTTTTTGGTTAACAAGTACTTGTGTTGAAGATGAATATTTAGGTGTGATAAATAAGAATGTCATCACCATACTTAAAACAAGAAAAACTATCGGTAAAATTATTGCGCTAACCCCATGATGTGGGAGTAAAATAAAAACACTTTCGTTGAATTCATATTAAAATGAATTTATACGGAGGTGTTTTTTCTATGAAAAGAGTGGCATATTCAGTTGAAACAAAATATAAAGTAGTAGAAATGAAACTTAAAGGATATAGTACAAGAGAAATAATGGATGCTTTAAATATTAAAAATGAATCTCAAGTTAAAGTGTGGTGGAAATGGTATAGAAATGGGGAAACACATAGATTCAATCAACAAGTAGGTAAACAATATTCCTACGGAAAAGGAAATGAAGAATTGAGTACTGTTGAGACGCTAAAAATTGAATTAAAGCGCAAAGAAGTAGAAAATGAAATTTTAAAAAAGTACAAGGAATTGGAAAGGAAGTGGTCCCAGAGGTAGTTGTTGAATTAGTAAATGAATTGAAATCTAAATATACAGTGAAAGTCATTTTAGAAACTTTAGATATTCCAAAATCAAATTATTACAGATGGAAAAACAAAGATTTCAGTATATCTGAGGATGAACGAGAAATTATAGAACTATGTAAGAAACATCGTTTTACATATGGTTATAGAAAAATAACTGCCTTGTTAAATAGAAAAAATAATAAACCAATTAATCACAAAAAAGTACAAAGGATTATGCAAAAACATAATTTAAATTGTAAAGTACGAATGAAAAAATCGAAAAGACCAGGGAATGCATATTATAAAACACATAATCTATTAAATAGAAACTTCAAAGCAGAGAAACCTTTAGAAGTACTTTTAACAGATATCACTTATTTACCCTTCGGGAATACAATGTTGTATCTTTCATCTATCATGGATGCTTACAATGGTGAAATTGTGGCATATAAAATCGGTAATAAACAAAATCAAGAATTAGTAAATGAGACATTAAAACAACTTCAATTGGAACCAGGTACTATATTACATAGTGATCAAGGAAGTGTGTATACTTCTTATGAATACTATGCCCTATGTACAGAAAAAGGCATTACCAGAAGCATGTCCCGTAAGGGAACGCCAGCTGATAATGCCCCAATAGAATGTTTTCATGCCTCTCTAAAGTGTGAAACATTCTACTTAAACAGTGAGCTTAGAAGCTCTAATACCATTGTAATAGATATTGTCGAAAATTACATTGAAAACTATAATAAAGTTAGAATTCAACAAAAACTAGGCTACTTATCCCCTATAGAATATAGGAAATTAGCAGCCTAGAAAATAGTGTTTTTATTGAGCTCCCTTAGTAAGGGTGCAGTGCCTTATTAAATACTTCATGTTTTTCTTTAATATTGCAAATAATTTACTTAAATCAATTGTTTCTTCCATAAAATCCTCCATTTTTTCACATTTAATACTATTTAATTATACAATAATTATTAACATTTACAATTGTTTGTTTGTAAATTTTTGATTAATATTTTTTATACTTTAGAACCATTAAAAATATTTATTTTTTTATTAATCATATTTAAATTTTTATTATGTTACAAAATTTTTATTGTGATTTTTCTCTTAAATTGTAATTAAGTTTTAATCACAAATAAGTAAGTTACTTTTTACATCGATTATTCCATTAATTGGTATTAATGCACATAAAAAAGCCTCATTGAGTGTATCTCAATGAGGCTTTTAGGTATGCTATTCCAACCCGTATTTCTCTTTAAATTCTTCAATGACTTCTTCTAAATTCTCTACATCTAATGAGAAGTATAATTTCATTTTAGGTTCTGTTCCTGATGGTCTTACTGCTATAAATCCTTCTTCAAATATGAACTTGATCAAATCTGTTTGTGGCAAGTGTATGATTTCTTTGTTACCACTTTTAACATTCAATGATTCTTTCGTAATATAGTTTTCTATAAACAATGGTGTTAAGTTTGATATTTCAATGGTATCTAGCTGTTTGAAGTTATGCATAATATTGTTAATTTTTCTTCTGCCTTCTGCGCCTTCAAATGTTGGTGATAGTGTTCTATCTTTATAATGCCCGTGTTCTTGATAGATATTATTTATAACATCTTTAAATGTTTTGTTTTCTTGTGCGAGTTGTTCTTTATATTTGATAAGCAATGCAGCTGTTTGTATCGCATCTTTATCTCTTGAGAAATCATTTACTAAATAACCATGGCTTTCTTCATAGGCTAAGACGAGCTTTGATGGGTTGTTCTCTAAGTTCATCAGCTGTTCTGATATATATTTAAATCCTGTTAGAACATTAATGACGCCTATTTCTAATGATTTAGCTAATTTCTCACTTAATGTACTTGTTACAACGGATTTAATGATGTACTTTAGTCGATCATTTGATAATGCATCATGTCTAATTTTAATAAGCAACAAGCCTATTTCGTTTCCGCTGAAATATCTCGTCGTTCCATCTTCGTATCTTTCAACGATACCTATTCTATCTGCATCTGGATCCGTTGCAACGATCAACTGTGCATCTTCTTGTTCAGCTAATTGTTTACCTAATTCAAATGTATCTTCCGCTTCTGGATTCGCAATATTCACTGTTGGGAAGTCTCCGTTCGGTGTTGATTGCGCTTCTTCTACGACATGGTTTGTATATAACAGATCATTTAAAATATCAGATAATAATGGGAGACTCGTCCCGTGTAAACTTGTCAAAACAGTCTTAGTTGATGTCGTTTTAAATTCACCTACTAATGCTTTAACAGCTGCTTTATAAGCAATTGTTGTTGCTTCATTAAATGGTACGATGACTAGTTCTTCTTTTAGTACTTCGATGTCTGTTGTTTTAATGTTTAATGGTTCTTGCACTGTCTCCATACATTGACTCAGCTCTAATGATGGATCTGTGAGCAGTTGGCCACCGTCTGAGCCATACACTTTAATGCCATTATAGTTCTTAGGATTATGGCTCGCTGTGATCATAATACCTGCTGTTGTGTTTAAATGTCTTACTGCAAATGATAGTTCTGGTGTTGATTTGAAAGTTTCAGGTAAAATGACATGCACACCATTCGTCCCTAATACTTTCGCTATTTCAATCGCAAATTCTTTAGATAAATATCTTGTATCAAAATGGATAACAACTTTAGGCTGCGCTGTTATACGCTTTATATATTTAGCGAAACCTAAAGCGAACTTTTGAATCGTAAATTTATTTAAACGCCCAGGTCCAATACCAAAGGTGCTCCTAATGCCTGCAGTTCCAAAGGATAATACATCTGAAAACCCTTCTTCAATTTCTTGTTCTGATTGAAGTTTATAAAATTGTTCTACTAAGCTTTCAGAAACTTTCTCTTCCCATTGTGCTCTCAAAGTCCTATCCCCTTTACCTAAATATCTAATGATTGAATATATCGCTTAATTTCTTCACGCATTTCTTCATCTTTCAGTGCATATTCTATCGTTGTCTTCACGAATCCAATTTTTTCACCAACATCGTAACGTTGACCTTCAAAGTCATATGCATATACTTTATCATCTTTATTTAAACGTTCTATCGCATCTGTTAATTGAATTTCCCCACCACTACCCTCAGTTTGTGTTTCTAAATAGTCGAAGATTCTTGGTGAAAGAACGTATCGACCCATTATCGCAAAGTTTGATGGTGCTGTTCCTTGTGCAGGCTTTTCAACGAATTTTTCTACTTCGTATAAACGCGATTCTTGAGACTTCGGCGCAATAACACCGTAACGATGTGTTTCAGATTCAGGTACAGGTTGAACACCAATTACAGACTTGCCTGTTTCTTCATACTGATCCATCAATTGTTTAATCGCAGGATTGTCAGATTCTACGATGTCATCGCCTAGTAACACAGCGAATGGCTCATTGCCGATAAATTGCTTAGCTGTATGAATCGCATGACCTAATCCTTTTTGTTCCTTTTGTCTAACATAGAAAATGTTCGCTAAGTTTGTTGAATATTGAACTTTATCTAATAGCTCAAGTTTACCCTTTTCAAACAATGTCGTTTCAAGTTCTTTTTGAATATCAAAATGATCTTCAATCGCACGTTTATGTTTACCCGTCACGATGATAATATCCTCAATCCCAGCACGTGCCGCTTCTTCCACGATATATTGAATTGTAGGCTTATCTAATATCGGTAACATTTCTTTAGGCATCGCCTTCGTAGCAGGTAAGAAACGCGTCCCTAAACCTGCAGCTGGTATGATTGCTTTTTTTATTTTTGTCATAGTAATCCCCTTTATAAAATTGCTTTTAAAAAATATATAATAACTATTATTAGTGTTTATTTTTAATATAGTAAAACTCTCTCATTTTTACCACGTTATAATTATAGCATTTTCAGTTTATCTGTTGCCATTATACATATACTCAACATTCTTATCTTTAAACATACATTTCCCATTTTATAATAAATAAACCTTTATGATATGTGCTTTTCAAGATTAAACGATAGTATTCATTTAATCCTTCTTCAATAGAATAACTTGGACTATATCTCTCAACACAACAAAACAGCCACCAAATCAGCTTTGGTGGCTTTTCTTTATTCATTCCCGCAATATTTGGATGACCTAATCTCCTACTCCTCAACCTAAATAATAATATTATCGATTAATCTTGCTTGGCTAAATTTAACTGCTAATGATATGAATATTTGTCCGCTTATTGTAACTTGTTCTTCTAATTCGGGATAACTATATATGGCTACTTCTACGATTTCTCCGCTCACATGTTTCTGTAAGTATTGTGTGATTTCGTTTATGAGAACATCGCTATCTCTCTCGC
This portion of the Mammaliicoccus vitulinus genome encodes:
- a CDS encoding polysaccharide biosynthesis tyrosine autokinase, translating into MAKNKNVKPLITADKPKSVISEKFRGIRTNILFSTADNDVQTVVFTSEKPSAGKSTISANVAITYAQAGYKTLLIDGDMRKPTQHYLFNTTNIDGLSNLIINKTDYSKAIHKTDISGLDLLTAGPIPPNPSELIGSENLLEIFQYIKKEYDFIIIDTPPVNTVTDAQLFSEIAKYVVYVLDVQKNDRNTVKKGKELIEKAGAKILGVVLNKAPEDKSSSYYYYYGKDEQ
- a CDS encoding phospho-sugar mutase — translated: MRAQWEEKVSESLVEQFYKLQSEQEIEEGFSDVLSFGTAGIRSTFGIGPGRLNKFTIQKFALGFAKYIKRITAQPKVVIHFDTRYLSKEFAIEIAKVLGTNGVHVILPETFKSTPELSFAVRHLNTTAGIMITASHNPKNYNGIKVYGSDGGQLLTDPSLELSQCMETVQEPLNIKTTDIEVLKEELVIVPFNEATTIAYKAAVKALVGEFKTTSTKTVLTSLHGTSLPLLSDILNDLLYTNHVVEEAQSTPNGDFPTVNIANPEAEDTFELGKQLAEQEDAQLIVATDPDADRIGIVERYEDGTTRYFSGNEIGLLLIKIRHDALSNDRLKYIIKSVVTSTLSEKLAKSLEIGVINVLTGFKYISEQLMNLENNPSKLVLAYEESHGYLVNDFSRDKDAIQTAALLIKYKEQLAQENKTFKDVINNIYQEHGHYKDRTLSPTFEGAEGRRKINNIMHNFKQLDTIEISNLTPLFIENYITKESLNVKSGNKEIIHLPQTDLIKFIFEEGFIAVRPSGTEPKMKLYFSLDVENLEEVIEEFKEKYGLE
- a CDS encoding Wzz/FepE/Etk N-terminal domain-containing protein, with the protein product MLLPHHGVSAIILPIVFLVLSMVMTFLFITPKYSSSTQVLVNQKETDSQMMAQQVQSDLQLVNTYSEIIKSPRILDKVSKNLKGKYSSNEISGMLTVSNQAESQILNIAVENESREAAGKVANEIANVFSKDVKKIMSVDNVSILSKADNNGSKVSPKPLINAVVGVFLGLIVALIIIFLKEILDKRIKTEEDVEELLDLPVLGTIQDFSK
- a CDS encoding IS3 family transposase (programmed frameshift), which gives rise to MKRVAYSVETKYKVVEMKLKGYSTREIMDALNIKNESQVKVWWKWYRNGETHRFNQQVGKQYSYGKGNEELSTVETLKIELKRKEVENEIFKKVQGIGKEVVPEVVVELVNELKSKYTVKVILETLDIPKSNYYRWKNKDFSISEDEREIIELCKKHRFTYGYRKITALLNRKNNKPINHKKVQRIMQKHNLNCKVRMKKSKRPGNAYYKTHNLLNRNFKAEKPLEVLLTDITYLPFGNTMLYLSSIMDAYNGEIVAYKIGNKQNQELVNETLKQLQLEPGTILHSDQGSVYTSYEYYALCTEKGITRSMSRKGTPADNAPIECFHASLKCETFYLNSELRSSNTIVIDIVENYIENYNKVRIQQKLGYLSPIEYRKLAA
- the galU gene encoding UTP--glucose-1-phosphate uridylyltransferase GalU yields the protein MTKIKKAIIPAAGLGTRFLPATKAMPKEMLPILDKPTIQYIVEEAARAGIEDIIIVTGKHKRAIEDHFDIQKELETTLFEKGKLELLDKVQYSTNLANIFYVRQKEQKGLGHAIHTAKQFIGNEPFAVLLGDDIVESDNPAIKQLMDQYEETGKSVIGVQPVPESETHRYGVIAPKSQESRLYEVEKFVEKPAQGTAPSNFAIMGRYVLSPRIFDYLETQTEGSGGEIQLTDAIERLNKDDKVYAYDFEGQRYDVGEKIGFVKTTIEYALKDEEMREEIKRYIQSLDI